The following nucleotide sequence is from Solidesulfovibrio carbinolicus.
GCGACTTTCTTGAAGAAAAACTGGAACTGGCCCGCCAGCGCTACGACAACAGCGTCCTGCTCAGCCAGTCCAAATTCGGCAAGGAAGTGGACCTCAAAAACCTGCCTCGCCGGGGTTACGTGCGCGCCCCCGGCGACGGCTACATCCTGTGGCTCAACTCCAGCCTCGTGCCCGGCATGGCCTTTTCCAAACAGGCTCCCCTGGTCACCATCGGCAAACTCGATCCCATCATCGTACGGGCCTCGGTGCACGAAATCGCCATGCAAAAGCTCAAGGCCGGCGACCCCGCCACCGTGATCTTCAACGCCTGGCCCGGCGAAAAATTCCAGACCACCATCAGCAAGGTGGACTACGTGGCCCAGCCGGCCATGCTGCAGCAACCGTCCTTTTATCTCATCGAGCTGACCCTGCCCAACCCCGACCTGCGCATCAAGGAAGGCATGCGCTGCGACGTCGTGGTCGATCTGCGCTAAGCCGGCCCGCCATGCAGCACATCGTTCTGGCTCTGGCTGTAAACGGCCTGATCTTCGCCGGCGCGGGCCTTGGCCCCATGGCCCTGATGGCCCCGCGCCTGGGCGCCCTGGCCGTCCTGGCCCTGGCTCCGGCGGCGGGCTACGCCCTCTATTCCACGGCCCTGACCTGGTGGCTGCTCCAGGAAGGCACGGCCGGCGAGGCCGCCTGGCCCCTGGCCGGGCTGCTTCTGGCCGTCTCGGCCGCCTGCCTGGCGGCCTGCCGCGCCACCCTCGGCCCGCGCCTGGCCGCCGTATCCGGCAAACGGCTTCTGGCCGGCCTGGCCGGTCTGGTCCTGTGCCTGGGCTTTTTGCTGTCCCCCCTGGCCGTCGGCAAGAAAGGCTATGACGTCTTTCGCGGCAACGCCTCGGATTCCTTCATTTATATGTTCATTGCCCGGTACTTCGACGAACACCCCCGGGCCTGGGCCTTCGAGCAGACCCCCGAGGCCGTGGAAGCAGCCGGCCCCATGCTCGTGCCGGCCCAGTCCATGCTGAGCATCCGCTGGACCTCCGGGGCCATGCTCACGGCCGCGGCCCGCCTGGGCGGCCTTGGCATCGTCGAATACCAGTACGCCTTTACACTCACGAGCTTTGTGCTGCTTTTTGCCGCTCTGCTCCCCTTCCTGGCCGCCATGGGCCTGTCCGCTCCGGCCGCGAGCCTGTCGGCCCTGGCCTTGTCCACCGGGTTCTACGCCCAGATGGTCCTGGATATCCGGGCCTTTTCCCAGATCAACGTCCTGCCCCTGGTGGCGCTCTTGGCCCTGGCCCTGTCCCTGCCCGCCCCGGCCGGACGACGGGAAACCCTGGGCCGGCTGGCGCTTCTGGCCGGCTGCTACCTGGCCGCGTTTGTCAACTACACGGAAATATTCCCCATGATCATCGGCGCTTCGGCCAGCTATCTGGTGCTGCGTCGGGCTTTTGGCCGGCTGCCCTGGGCCGAGTGCGCCGTCCATGTCGCCGGGTTTCTCCTGGGCATGGCCGCCACCTGGCCGGTGCGGTTTCTCTGGGGCCACATGCTGGCCCAGATCCAGTTCACCCAGGGCGCGCCCCAGCTGTGGAGCGAGGCCTATTTCAGCTGGCTGTACCACAACCTGCCCTCGGGCCTATTCGGCCTGCCGCTTTTGGAATACGGCTTCTCCCGTCTGCCGGGCTGGGGCTTTTGCGATCTGCCGGGCTGGCTGGTCACCATCCTGGGGCTTGGCCTGTGCGCCCTGTTCGTCCTTGGCGGACTGCGGGCCGCCGCCGACCCCGACCGCCGCGCGCCGCTGTGCGCCCTGACCTTTTCCCTGGCCTCCCTGGCCGCCTTTGCCCTTTTCTGGCTGCGGGGCGCGCCTTGGGTGGCCGGCAAGGGGCTGTCCTATTTCTATCCCATGACCGCCGCCGTGGCCCTCTATGCCGCCCTGGCCCGGCCGGCCGGCAAACCGGCCCTGCCCCGGCCGGCCGCCTTGGCCGCCGTGGTCCTGGCCGGCGTCTTCTTGGCCGGCCAGCTCGTGGCCGCCGGCCTGCGCCCGGCCTATGCCGCCCTGAACATCGACTACCCCCGCTATGTGCGCAACCACGGCCGCTACCGGGCCATCGATTGCAACATCGCCGGTCTGAAGGACGCCCTGGCCCGGGCCGGCACCCGGCAACTGGCCGTGTGCTCGGCCGATCCCTGGAAATGGAGCTTCCTTGGGCTGTCCCTGGACGGCCCTTTCAAGGTCGTCGCGCCGGGGGGCCTGGCCGCCCCGGACGGCCCCGGCGAGACCGAGGTCTTCGTGGCCTTGGACCGCGCCCCCGGCGGCCCGCCGCCGGAACTGGCCGGCTACCGCCTGGCCGAAAACACCAGCTACGTCCTGTACCGGATGCCCCGGGAAGTGTGGGCCGGCCTGCTCCCCACCCTCACCTGCAACACCACGCCGTATTAGCGCACACCCATGGCCGCCCCCCACATCCCCCCGGCTGCCGGCCGCCGCTCCCTGGGCCGCAATTTCCTGGCCCTGGCCGTGTCCCGGGGGCTTCAGGCCTTAAGCGGCTTTTTCGTGCTGCTGGCGGCGGCGCGGCTTTTGCCCGTGGACGATTTCGGTCGGCTGGGCGCGGTCAGCGCCCTGGCCGGCGCGGCGGCGGCCCTGACCTATTTCGGTGTGCAGCAGGTGATGATCCGGGAGATGGCCTGCTCCCCGGCCGCCTCGGGCGCGGTGGTGGGCCGGGCCATCCTGCTGCGGGCCGCCCTGGCCGTGGCCGCCGGCCTGGGGCTGGCCCTGGCCGGCGCCTGGTCCGGCTACGACGCGCCCCTTTTCGGACTGCTGGCCCTGGCCTACGCCCTGGAACTGTGCCGCTGCTTCGGCATGCTCGGCTGCGCCGTGTTCCAGGCCCACGAGCGCATGGGCTTCGAAACGCCCCTGGCCGCCCTGTCGGGGCTGGTCTCCATCCTCGCCGTGGGACTTGCCCTGCTGCTTGGCTATGGCGTCCCGGGCGTACTGGCCGGCCTGCTCGCCGCCGCCGCCCTCCATGCCGTCCTGGCCTGGCGCATGGCCGTACGGCTCACGCCGCCGTTGTTTGCCTCGGACTTTCCGGCCTTGCGGGCCATGTTCCTGGCCTCATCGGTGGTGGGTTTGGGGGTGTTTTTCCAGCAAAACCTCTTCCGGGCCGGCACGCTGTCCCTGTCGTGGTGGGCCGATCTCCCGGCCGTGGCCGATTTCCAGGCCCCCCACGAGTTTCTCCTCAAGCTCGAAATCGTGCCCCAGGCCTTGATGCTGGCCGTGTTTCCGGCCCTGGCCCGGCTGGCCCCCACGGATTTCGACACGGCCCGCCGGCTGTTCCGCCTGGTCTTTCGCCACACCCTGCAGGGCATGGCCCTACCGGCCTGCCTGCTGGCCGTCTACGCCGAACCGGCCTGCCAGCTCCTTTTTGGCGGCAAATACGCCGGGGCCGCGCCGGTCATGCGCCTGCTCGCCCTGGCCCTGCCGCTTCTGGCCCTGGACATGCTCGTCAACAACCTGCTTGTGGCCATCGGCCGCCAGCGCTATGCCCTGTATTACGCCGGGGCGGCCCTGGTGCTGGCCTTTGCCGCCAACGCCTTCCTGGTCCCGCGCTACGGGGCCATGGGCGCGGCCGGCGCGGCCCTGGGCTCCTACGCCTGGCTGCTGGTCTTTTCGCTGCGCTTCGCCGCCCGCCACGGCTACACGCCCCTGGCCCTGGGGCCGGCCCTGCGTACGGCCTGCGCCGTGGCCGCGTGTCTGGGCGCTTCGTATCTGCTGCGCGGTTCGCCGCTGCTCGGCGCGGCGGCCGCAACCCTCGCCTACGGCGCGGTGATCCTGGGGCTTAAGGGCGCAACCCGGCGCGACCTCGCCGAACTGCGCCAGATCCGGCAGGCCGGCCGCGACGCCGCCCGTGCCAAGGAGTCGCCATGTCCCTGACGGCAAAACGCGTGGTGGTCATTGGCTGGGACGGGGCCACCTTCGACGTGGCCAAGCCCCTTATGGCCCAGGGCCGCATGCCCCATCTGGCCGCGCTTTTGGCCCGTGGCGTCCACGGCCCGCTGTGCTCCACCGTGCCACCGGTGACCCCCGTGGCCTGGACGAGCTTCGCCACCGGAGCCAGCCCCGGCCGCCACGGCGTATGCGACGCCCTGACCCTGGACCCCAAGACCCATGAAGTTCGGTTCGTGTCGGCGGCCCAGCGCCGCCTGCCGCCCGTGTGGCGCATCCTGTCCGACCGGGGACGCCCGGCCGGCGCGGTCAACGTACCCGTGACCTGGCCGCCCGATCCCGTGGACGGCTTCGTCATCCCGGGCATGTTCACCCCCAGCCACGTCGAGGACTTCACGTATCCCCCGGAAATCCGCCGCGAGGTCGAAGCGAAATTCGGCACCTGCCGCGAATCGCCCATGCTGGACCCCGATCCGGCCAAGTACCTGGCCAACCTGCTGGCCGGGGTGGACGCCCGCTGCGAGCTGACCCTGTGGCTCATGGAACGCCGGCCGCTCGACTATTTTTGCTCGGTCTTCATGGAGTCCGACCGGGTGCAGCATTTCTTCTGGGGCTACCGCGATCCGGCCCACCCGCGCCACGCCGAGCTGGGGCAGGCCATCGAACAGGTCTACGAGCGCCTGGACGCCGCCCTTGGCCGCATCGTGGCCGCCGCCGGCCCGGACGCCGCCGTGGGCATCGTCTCGGACCACGGAGCCGGGCCGCTTACGCGCGCCGTGTTCCTCAACCGCTGGCTCATGGACCAGGGGCTGCTCGTCCTGTCCGGCGACCTGGCCCGGACCCTGGCCGGCCGGCGGCCGCCCTCGGGACTGCGACGGTTCGTGGCGGCGGCGGCCAAGGCCGTTCTGCCGGCCTCGGTGGTCGAGGCCCGGCGCAAGGCCCGCTCGGCCGAGCACGCCCGCATCAACAACCTCTTTTCCTCCATCGTGGACTGGCAGCGCTCGGCCTGCGTCTCGGAAGGCATTGCCGGCGGCATCTTTTTTAACGAGGCCGTGGTCTCCCCGGCCGACCGGCCGGCCCTGATCGCCCGCCTCAAGCAGGGGCTGACCGCCATCGTCGATCCCGAAACCGGGGCCCGGCCCTTCACGAGCGTCCACGCCCGGGAGGAACTCTACCAGGGCGAGGGCACGCCAAACGCCCCGGACGTGGTGACGCTGTGCGGCCCGGGCTATCAGGTGCTGGTCCCCCACGAGATCGCGCTCTACGCCCAGGACGCGCCCACCGGCCTTTTCGCCGGCCACAAATGGAGCGGCCGCCACGAGCAGTACGGCGTTTTCGCCCTGGCCGGGCCGGGCATCGCCGCCGGGGTGGAGCTTACCGACGCGGCCATGCCCGACGTGACCCCGACCCTGCTCCACGCCCTGGGCGAAGCGCCCACCGATTCCATGGACGGCCGGGTGCTGGCCGGGGCGTTTACGGCCGAAACCCTGGCCGCCAGGCCCGTGGCCGCAGCCGTGTCCGGGGCGACGGCCACGGCTGCGGCCATCGGCGACGACGCCGGCACGGCCGCCCTGGCCGAGGAACTCTCCGACCTCGGCTACATGTAGGGGGCGCGGCCAACCGCCCCCCCCCGGCCTGTCGCCTTGCGTCCCGGGCGGCGGCGTCGTATGGCTTCACCATAAGGAGCCACCCTTCCCCATGGCCGACGACGACACCCTCTACGAACTCTTTGCCGAAAGCTGCCTGGAGCAGCTGCGCGGCATCGAAACGGCCATCCTCGACCTGGAGTCCGCCCCGGCCGGCGAGCTTCCCGGACGGGTGGACGGGATCTTCCGGGCCGCCCACACCATAAAGGGCGACGCCGGCGCCATCGGCGCGGCCAACCTGGCCGCCCTGGCCCATGGGGCCGAATCCGTGCTGGAACTCATGCGCCGGGACGGTCGGCCGGCCGACCGCCAGTTCGTGGGCGAACTGCTCGGGGCCTTTGACGACATGCGGGCCATGGCCGAGAACGCCCGAAACGACGCCTCCCGCGACATCACCGAACGCCTGGCTCGCCTGGCCGCCCTGGTCCAAGAAACGCCTCCCGCCGCCGACCAGCCCGCCGAGGCCGACATCGAGTCCGAAGCCGAAGCAGAAACCGACAAGGCCCCGGGACCGGCCTGGGCCGATGAGCGCATCCGCAAACTGGCCATCCCGGCCCTGGAACTCGACGTGCTGGTGGACCGCGTGGGCGAGCTGGGCATTGCCCAGGCCCGGCTCTCCGGCCTGGCCGTCCGCCGGGCCGACCTGGAACTTCGGAGCGTGGCCGAGGAGGTCGAACGGCTCTCGGCCCTGCTGCGCGACCAGGTGCTGGGGTTGCGCCTGCTGCCCATCAAGGTGAGCTTTCCCAAGTACCGCCGGCTGGTGCGCGACGCCTGCGCGAACCTTTCCAAGGACGCCGTCCTGGTCATGGAAGGCGAGAACACCAAACTCGACAAGGCCGTCATCGAGCAGTTAAACGCCCCCTGCATCCATCTGCTGCGAAACGCCGTGGACCACGGCGTCGAACCGGCCGAGGTGCGCGCCGCCCTGGGCAAGCCGCGCCAGGGAACCGTCACCCTGTCGGCCCGCCAGGAAGGCTCCGACGTGGTCATCGCCGTGCGCGACGACGGCGGCGGCATCGACGGCCGCAAGCTCTGGGCCAAGGCCGTGGCCGCCGGCCGCATCGATGCCGGCCGCCCCTTTGACCCCGCCGCCGCCCTGGACCTCATTTTCCTGCCCGGCCTGTCCACGGCCGAGGCCGTAAGCGACGTCTCGGGCCGGGGCGTGGGCATGGACGCCGTGCGCGAAGCCATCGCCGCCCTGCGCGGCCGCCTGGACGTCCAAAGCGTCCCGGGCGCGGGCAGCACCTTCACCATCCGCCTGCCCGTGTCCCTGGCCATCATCGACTGTCTGGAAGTGCGCTGCGCCGGCGAGGCCTACTACCTCCACCTGGACTACGTGGAGGAATGCCTGGAGCTGCCGGCCTCGGCTTCCCTGGCCGGAACCACGGGCGTCATGGAAATGCGCGGAACCCCCATGCCGCTGTTGTCCCTGCGCCGCTTTTTCGACCTCGACCGGCTCGAGGCCAGCACACCCCACGTGGTCACCGTGCGCCGCGACGGCAGCCGGGCCGGCCTGGTGGTGGACGCCGTCATCGGCCGCAAGCAGGCCGTGCTCAAGCACCTTGGCCGGGCCTTGGGCCGGGTCGAGGGCGTCCTTGGCGGCACCGTCACCGAGGCCGGCGACATGGCCCTGGTCCTGGACGTGCCGGGACTGCTGGCCGCCGCCAAGCGCCAACACGACGCCAACAACCAGTAACCCTGACGGAGACCGGATCATGCCCCGTGCCCTCATCGTCGACGACAGCCGGTACCAGCGCCATCTCATCCTCCAGGCCCTGGGCAGCCTTTTCACCGCCGAGGAAGCCGCCAACGGCAAGGAAGCCATCGACCGCTTCGCCGCCGCCCAGGCCGCCGGCAGGCCCTTTGATCTGGTGGTCATGGACATCCTCATGCCGGTTTTAAGCGGCCACGAAGGCCTGGCCGGCATCCGCCGGCTGGAAGAGTCCGCTGGTGTCCCCGAGGAGCGGCGCGTGCCCGCCGTCATGCTCTCCAGCCTCGACGATCCGGCCAACATGCTGCGGGCCCAGTTCGAATCCGGGGCCCAAGCCTACGTCACCAAACCCTTCGAGCCGGCCACCCTGCTGGAAACCCTGGCCAGCCTCGGCCTCGTCGACAATCCCCTGGGCGACCTCGACGAGGCCGGCCCGGAAGGACGCTCCCCATGCAAGGCCTTCTAGAGCGTTTCCCGGACCACCAGACGGCCTTTTTAAACGTCGCCCAGGGCATCCTGGTCAACAAGCCCACCCTGGCCCACACCGTGCTCGGCTCCTGCGTCTCGGTCACCTTTTTCGCCCCGCGCCAGGGCCTTTCCGCCATCTTCCACGCCCTGCTCCCCCGAGCCGCCGACTACCGCCTGCACAGCCCGGGCGACACGCCCTACAAGTTCGTGGACTCGGCCATACAGACCCTGGCCGCCCGATTTTCCCGGCGCGGCGTGACCTTCTCCGAGATCGAGTGCAAGGTCTTCGGCGGAGCCAGCGCCCTGTTTGACGAGGAAATCTCGGTTGGCCGCAAGAACGTGGAAACGGCCTTCGCCACGTTGTCCGAACTGGGCCTGCGCGTGGCCGCCTCCAAC
It contains:
- a CDS encoding lipopolysaccharide biosynthesis protein: MAAPHIPPAAGRRSLGRNFLALAVSRGLQALSGFFVLLAAARLLPVDDFGRLGAVSALAGAAAALTYFGVQQVMIREMACSPAASGAVVGRAILLRAALAVAAGLGLALAGAWSGYDAPLFGLLALAYALELCRCFGMLGCAVFQAHERMGFETPLAALSGLVSILAVGLALLLGYGVPGVLAGLLAAAALHAVLAWRMAVRLTPPLFASDFPALRAMFLASSVVGLGVFFQQNLFRAGTLSLSWWADLPAVADFQAPHEFLLKLEIVPQALMLAVFPALARLAPTDFDTARRLFRLVFRHTLQGMALPACLLAVYAEPACQLLFGGKYAGAAPVMRLLALALPLLALDMLVNNLLVAIGRQRYALYYAGAALVLAFAANAFLVPRYGAMGAAGAALGSYAWLLVFSLRFAARHGYTPLALGPALRTACAVAACLGASYLLRGSPLLGAAAATLAYGAVILGLKGATRRDLAELRQIRQAGRDAARAKESPCP
- a CDS encoding alkaline phosphatase family protein, which translates into the protein MSLTAKRVVVIGWDGATFDVAKPLMAQGRMPHLAALLARGVHGPLCSTVPPVTPVAWTSFATGASPGRHGVCDALTLDPKTHEVRFVSAAQRRLPPVWRILSDRGRPAGAVNVPVTWPPDPVDGFVIPGMFTPSHVEDFTYPPEIRREVEAKFGTCRESPMLDPDPAKYLANLLAGVDARCELTLWLMERRPLDYFCSVFMESDRVQHFFWGYRDPAHPRHAELGQAIEQVYERLDAALGRIVAAAGPDAAVGIVSDHGAGPLTRAVFLNRWLMDQGLLVLSGDLARTLAGRRPPSGLRRFVAAAAKAVLPASVVEARRKARSAEHARINNLFSSIVDWQRSACVSEGIAGGIFFNEAVVSPADRPALIARLKQGLTAIVDPETGARPFTSVHAREELYQGEGTPNAPDVVTLCGPGYQVLVPHEIALYAQDAPTGLFAGHKWSGRHEQYGVFALAGPGIAAGVELTDAAMPDVTPTLLHALGEAPTDSMDGRVLAGAFTAETLAARPVAAAVSGATATAAAIGDDAGTAALAEELSDLGYM
- a CDS encoding chemotaxis protein CheA, with the protein product MADDDTLYELFAESCLEQLRGIETAILDLESAPAGELPGRVDGIFRAAHTIKGDAGAIGAANLAALAHGAESVLELMRRDGRPADRQFVGELLGAFDDMRAMAENARNDASRDITERLARLAALVQETPPAADQPAEADIESEAEAETDKAPGPAWADERIRKLAIPALELDVLVDRVGELGIAQARLSGLAVRRADLELRSVAEEVERLSALLRDQVLGLRLLPIKVSFPKYRRLVRDACANLSKDAVLVMEGENTKLDKAVIEQLNAPCIHLLRNAVDHGVEPAEVRAALGKPRQGTVTLSARQEGSDVVIAVRDDGGGIDGRKLWAKAVAAGRIDAGRPFDPAAALDLIFLPGLSTAEAVSDVSGRGVGMDAVREAIAALRGRLDVQSVPGAGSTFTIRLPVSLAIIDCLEVRCAGEAYYLHLDYVEECLELPASASLAGTTGVMEMRGTPMPLLSLRRFFDLDRLEASTPHVVTVRRDGSRAGLVVDAVIGRKQAVLKHLGRALGRVEGVLGGTVTEAGDMALVLDVPGLLAAAKRQHDANNQ
- a CDS encoding response regulator; this encodes MPRALIVDDSRYQRHLILQALGSLFTAEEAANGKEAIDRFAAAQAAGRPFDLVVMDILMPVLSGHEGLAGIRRLEESAGVPEERRVPAVMLSSLDDPANMLRAQFESGAQAYVTKPFEPATLLETLASLGLVDNPLGDLDEAGPEGRSPCKAF
- a CDS encoding chemotaxis protein CheD; the encoded protein is MQGLLERFPDHQTAFLNVAQGILVNKPTLAHTVLGSCVSVTFFAPRQGLSAIFHALLPRAADYRLHSPGDTPYKFVDSAIQTLAARFSRRGVTFSEIECKVFGGASALFDEEISVGRKNVETAFATLSELGLRVAASNVGGVAGRKIVFSTSTGEIFVRMLKNGCAK